Proteins from a genomic interval of Lolium perenne isolate Kyuss_39 chromosome 1, Kyuss_2.0, whole genome shotgun sequence:
- the LOC127327771 gene encoding uncharacterized protein isoform X1, which translates to MRGGGGGRGVGGGGRPPQLQQQQPRAAGEGAEIPPASRKLVQGLKGILADRTEAEIYATLLDCAMDPDVAVERLISQDPFLEVRRKRNNKKEVKPSQETRPRPFYKSAYRGPKAGSDRSGRFYSGSGADSTASAKGPIKKETVPPNTSTTDSVKGGNSVETISASGNLADAKSTSFQPPQVQHGWGGVPGRPSLADIVKKGIPQAKSGGRTAANKAGMPAVGGSVVANASNSNTVLPSEGDSVRADKLPNGTIQVHPVPPGQGSDVPEAIAAASTNVITPRSFTPEVNEDVTGNLEQTKEMSANNTGGLTSSVPFSPSDKDLSFNSDLIETTDGYLPDKHSFEHSQNVDSNGDMSTTAYQLEHLTIHEESRPKASEDNPAVIIPGHLQVSNADFAHLTFGSFVSGTLDASCPIISASNDMEVTSPSDNHSGDQSEVRIREFENKETSTANEYIVSAPNSNTENPNITPVQQQSEVGRADLLDVTNNAEYNLSSSDYATSNAVQPDSSTQTYLQENRQMQNISPLSNFMHGSMPNGLLPPAMPPFRELDPAFSMLLTNPPLATMIHGATPSAVSNSTVSSQPQENANPGGLSNPQLAHSQGSTSVAPGPPLPHHLHPYAQGALPLGYASMFGYPSLPQSYAYLPPAAFQQPYMSNGLFHQGAAAAPNSGIKYSVPQYKTNVPLASLPQPASLLSNYMGGYGTANGLPGNFALNQSTPSATTSLGFDGSMPSQYKEGNHYVSLQQQQQSENTAMWMHGAGSRGMLPLAANTMYGYQGQQGHQGSFRQGQLPSQYGAALGQSQQGLGPEHRNPSDSNLSAAAQANQMWPSNY; encoded by the exons ATGAGAGGCGGGGGCGGAGGCCGAggggtcggcggcggcgggaggccgccgcagctgcagcagcagcagccccgCGCGGCGGGGGAGGGGGCGGAGATCCCGCCGGCCTCGAGGAAGCTGGTGCAGGGCCTCAAGGGGATCCTCGCCGACCGCACCGAGGCCGAGATCTACGCCACGCTACTCGACTGCGCCATGGACCCAGACGTCGCCGTCGAGCGACTCATCTCGCAAG ATCCTTTCCTTGAGGTGAGGAGAAAGCGCAATAACAAAAAGGAG GTAAAACCTTCTCAGGAAACAAGGCCTCGCCCATTTTATAAATCTGCATACCGAGGACCTAAGGCTGGTTCTGATCGAAGTGGGCGTTTTTACTCTGGTTCAGGAG CAGACTCTACTGCTAGTGCTAAAGGTCCTATCAAGAAAGAAACTGTTCCGCCAAACACGTCAACCACTGATTCTGTCAAGGGGGGCAATTCTGTGGAAACAATTTCGGCATCTGG AAATTTAGCTGATGCTAAGTCTACCAGTTTCCAGCCTCCACAAGTGCAGCATGGTTGGGGTGGGGTGCCAGGACGCCCTTCTTTGGCTGATATAGTGAAGAAGGGCATACCTCAAGCTAAATCTGGAGGCAGAACTGCTGCAAATAAGGCTGGCATGCCAGCTGTTGGTGGCTCAGTGGTTGCCAATGCATCAAATTCTAACACAGTTTTGCCATCAGAAGGGGACAGTGTCAGAGCTGATAAATTACCAAATGGCACTATTCAGGTCCACCCTGTACCTCCAGGACAGGGGTCAGATGTGCCAGAAGCTATTGCTGCTGCTTCCACAAATGTGATCACACCAAGATCATTTACTCCTGAGGTCAATGAAGATGTCACCGGCAATTTAGAGCAAACTAAGGAGATGAGTGCAAACAATACCGGTGGTCTAACATCTTCAGTACCGTTTTCTCCGTCTGATAAAGACTTATCCTTTAATAGTGACTTGATAGAGACAACAGATGGTTATCTGCCTGACAAACATTCATTTGAGCACAGCCAAA ATGTAGATTCAAACGGTGACATGTCTACTACGGCGTATCAGTTGGAACACTTGACTATACATGAGGAAAGTAGACCAAAAGCATCTGAAGATAACCCAGCTGTAATAATCCCTGGTCACCTTCAGGTTTCCAATGCTGATTTTGCGCACTTGACATTTGGTAGTTTTGTGTCTGGGACGCTTGATGCATCATGCCCCATTATATCTGCCAGTAATGATATGGAGGTTACATCACCTTCTGATAACCACTCAGGCGACCAGTCTGAAGTCAG AATCCGTGAGTTCGAAAACAAGGAGACATCTACAGCCAACGAGTACATTGTTTCTGCACCAAACAGTAACACAGAGAATCCTAACATTACACCAGTACAACAACAGTCTGAAGTTGGAAGAGCTGATTTACTGGATGTTACAAACAACGCTGAATACAACTTATCCTCGTCTGATTATGCCACATCAAATGCAGTGCAGCCAGATTCTAGCACGCAGACATATCTACAGGAAAATCGTCAAATGCAAAACATTTCTCCCCTCTCTAACTTCATG CATGGAAGTATGCCAAATGGCTTACTGCCACCAGCAATGCCACCTTTCCGTGAGTTAGATCCAGCATTCTCGATGCTGCTTACTAACCCTCCATTGGCTACGATGATTCATGGTGCAACACCATCGGCTGTGAGCAATTCAACTGTTTCTTCGCAGCCACAAGAG AATGCTAATCCAGGTGGTTTATCCAACCCACAGTTGGCCCACTCTCAGGGAAGCACCAGCGTTGCTCCAGGCCCTCCTCTCCCTCACCATCTTCATCCTTACGCTCAAGGAGCTCTTCCTCTTGGGTATGCAAGCATGTTTGGGTACCCATCTTTGCCACAAAGCTATGCATATCTCCCTCCAGCTGCCTTTCAGCAGCCATACATGAGCAATGGCCTATTCCACCAAGGAGCAGCTGCAGCTCCAAATTCTGGTATAAAATACTCTGTGCCACAGTACAAGACCAATGTTCCTCTTGCGAGTTTGCCACAGCCAGCCTCATTGCTCTCCAACTACATGGGAGGTTATGGAACCGCAAATGGTTTGCCAGGAAATTTCGCTCTGAACCAAAGCACTCCGTCAGCAACCACGTCTCTTGGGTTCGATGGATCAATGCCCTCCCAGTACAAAGAGGGCAACCACTACGTTtctcttcagcagcagcagcag AGCGAGAACACTGCAATGTGGATGCATGGAGCTGGTTCGCGAGGAATGCTACCTCTTGCTGCCAATACCATGTATGGCTATCAAGGGCAGCAGGGCCACCAGGGCAGCTTTCGGCAGGGTCAGCTGCCCTCACAGTACGGTGCAGCGCTTGGGCAGTCACAGCAAGGCTTGGGACCTGAACACCGAAATCCGAGCGATAGCAATTTGAGTGCTGCTGCTCAGGCTAATCAAATGTGGCCGAGTAACTATTGA
- the LOC127327771 gene encoding uncharacterized protein isoform X2, with protein sequence MRGGGGGRGVGGGGRPPQLQQQQPRAAGEGAEIPPASRKLVQGLKGILADRTEAEIYATLLDCAMDPDVAVERLISQDPFLEVRRKRNNKKEVKPSQETRPRPFYKSAYRGPKAGSDRSGRFYSGSGDSTASAKGPIKKETVPPNTSTTDSVKGGNSVETISASGNLADAKSTSFQPPQVQHGWGGVPGRPSLADIVKKGIPQAKSGGRTAANKAGMPAVGGSVVANASNSNTVLPSEGDSVRADKLPNGTIQVHPVPPGQGSDVPEAIAAASTNVITPRSFTPEVNEDVTGNLEQTKEMSANNTGGLTSSVPFSPSDKDLSFNSDLIETTDGYLPDKHSFEHSQNVDSNGDMSTTAYQLEHLTIHEESRPKASEDNPAVIIPGHLQVSNADFAHLTFGSFVSGTLDASCPIISASNDMEVTSPSDNHSGDQSEVRIREFENKETSTANEYIVSAPNSNTENPNITPVQQQSEVGRADLLDVTNNAEYNLSSSDYATSNAVQPDSSTQTYLQENRQMQNISPLSNFMHGSMPNGLLPPAMPPFRELDPAFSMLLTNPPLATMIHGATPSAVSNSTVSSQPQENANPGGLSNPQLAHSQGSTSVAPGPPLPHHLHPYAQGALPLGYASMFGYPSLPQSYAYLPPAAFQQPYMSNGLFHQGAAAAPNSGIKYSVPQYKTNVPLASLPQPASLLSNYMGGYGTANGLPGNFALNQSTPSATTSLGFDGSMPSQYKEGNHYVSLQQQQQSENTAMWMHGAGSRGMLPLAANTMYGYQGQQGHQGSFRQGQLPSQYGAALGQSQQGLGPEHRNPSDSNLSAAAQANQMWPSNY encoded by the exons ATGAGAGGCGGGGGCGGAGGCCGAggggtcggcggcggcgggaggccgccgcagctgcagcagcagcagccccgCGCGGCGGGGGAGGGGGCGGAGATCCCGCCGGCCTCGAGGAAGCTGGTGCAGGGCCTCAAGGGGATCCTCGCCGACCGCACCGAGGCCGAGATCTACGCCACGCTACTCGACTGCGCCATGGACCCAGACGTCGCCGTCGAGCGACTCATCTCGCAAG ATCCTTTCCTTGAGGTGAGGAGAAAGCGCAATAACAAAAAGGAG GTAAAACCTTCTCAGGAAACAAGGCCTCGCCCATTTTATAAATCTGCATACCGAGGACCTAAGGCTGGTTCTGATCGAAGTGGGCGTTTTTACTCTGGTTCAGGAG ACTCTACTGCTAGTGCTAAAGGTCCTATCAAGAAAGAAACTGTTCCGCCAAACACGTCAACCACTGATTCTGTCAAGGGGGGCAATTCTGTGGAAACAATTTCGGCATCTGG AAATTTAGCTGATGCTAAGTCTACCAGTTTCCAGCCTCCACAAGTGCAGCATGGTTGGGGTGGGGTGCCAGGACGCCCTTCTTTGGCTGATATAGTGAAGAAGGGCATACCTCAAGCTAAATCTGGAGGCAGAACTGCTGCAAATAAGGCTGGCATGCCAGCTGTTGGTGGCTCAGTGGTTGCCAATGCATCAAATTCTAACACAGTTTTGCCATCAGAAGGGGACAGTGTCAGAGCTGATAAATTACCAAATGGCACTATTCAGGTCCACCCTGTACCTCCAGGACAGGGGTCAGATGTGCCAGAAGCTATTGCTGCTGCTTCCACAAATGTGATCACACCAAGATCATTTACTCCTGAGGTCAATGAAGATGTCACCGGCAATTTAGAGCAAACTAAGGAGATGAGTGCAAACAATACCGGTGGTCTAACATCTTCAGTACCGTTTTCTCCGTCTGATAAAGACTTATCCTTTAATAGTGACTTGATAGAGACAACAGATGGTTATCTGCCTGACAAACATTCATTTGAGCACAGCCAAA ATGTAGATTCAAACGGTGACATGTCTACTACGGCGTATCAGTTGGAACACTTGACTATACATGAGGAAAGTAGACCAAAAGCATCTGAAGATAACCCAGCTGTAATAATCCCTGGTCACCTTCAGGTTTCCAATGCTGATTTTGCGCACTTGACATTTGGTAGTTTTGTGTCTGGGACGCTTGATGCATCATGCCCCATTATATCTGCCAGTAATGATATGGAGGTTACATCACCTTCTGATAACCACTCAGGCGACCAGTCTGAAGTCAG AATCCGTGAGTTCGAAAACAAGGAGACATCTACAGCCAACGAGTACATTGTTTCTGCACCAAACAGTAACACAGAGAATCCTAACATTACACCAGTACAACAACAGTCTGAAGTTGGAAGAGCTGATTTACTGGATGTTACAAACAACGCTGAATACAACTTATCCTCGTCTGATTATGCCACATCAAATGCAGTGCAGCCAGATTCTAGCACGCAGACATATCTACAGGAAAATCGTCAAATGCAAAACATTTCTCCCCTCTCTAACTTCATG CATGGAAGTATGCCAAATGGCTTACTGCCACCAGCAATGCCACCTTTCCGTGAGTTAGATCCAGCATTCTCGATGCTGCTTACTAACCCTCCATTGGCTACGATGATTCATGGTGCAACACCATCGGCTGTGAGCAATTCAACTGTTTCTTCGCAGCCACAAGAG AATGCTAATCCAGGTGGTTTATCCAACCCACAGTTGGCCCACTCTCAGGGAAGCACCAGCGTTGCTCCAGGCCCTCCTCTCCCTCACCATCTTCATCCTTACGCTCAAGGAGCTCTTCCTCTTGGGTATGCAAGCATGTTTGGGTACCCATCTTTGCCACAAAGCTATGCATATCTCCCTCCAGCTGCCTTTCAGCAGCCATACATGAGCAATGGCCTATTCCACCAAGGAGCAGCTGCAGCTCCAAATTCTGGTATAAAATACTCTGTGCCACAGTACAAGACCAATGTTCCTCTTGCGAGTTTGCCACAGCCAGCCTCATTGCTCTCCAACTACATGGGAGGTTATGGAACCGCAAATGGTTTGCCAGGAAATTTCGCTCTGAACCAAAGCACTCCGTCAGCAACCACGTCTCTTGGGTTCGATGGATCAATGCCCTCCCAGTACAAAGAGGGCAACCACTACGTTtctcttcagcagcagcagcag AGCGAGAACACTGCAATGTGGATGCATGGAGCTGGTTCGCGAGGAATGCTACCTCTTGCTGCCAATACCATGTATGGCTATCAAGGGCAGCAGGGCCACCAGGGCAGCTTTCGGCAGGGTCAGCTGCCCTCACAGTACGGTGCAGCGCTTGGGCAGTCACAGCAAGGCTTGGGACCTGAACACCGAAATCCGAGCGATAGCAATTTGAGTGCTGCTGCTCAGGCTAATCAAATGTGGCCGAGTAACTATTGA
- the LOC127340122 gene encoding uncharacterized protein, with amino-acid sequence MLSRLCKVACGVSPSSTTAMTTTDDGIHDGKPRSNGLSSPLLSPELPRSHPSVVTFSREEDNDDDAAAALPCLAFGSEDGYMAFSLGDGRMRGDVAMRLARGRRHVPSPHGGKVFATDMHGRYPCHLVDPFTGEVTPLPDLPIPFSEESPMRDDPEPPRFRLSTEDGFAWDWSPRGVMVARGDTAFFCGTGGGEWTPVHRSRHGSSMTINYRAGFFFVLDLGTLRTAVFDSETLGRSTEIDPPPRLGDITWALLVASTDDVLLLVRRRSRRGYCDVDETFFQTYRAPHRGQLPDTAIRWEPVTDIGDRVVFVDSAHGFTVRAGEGAMRNCVYRARVVELEKEDRSRRDGAALEVVVSPLSDLRKTKVVEGSEVLRRCKVQQTIWGGGYWIKCNHG; translated from the coding sequence ATGTTGTCAAGATTATGCAAGGTCGCCTGCGGCGTCTCGCCGTCCTCGACAACAGCGATGACCACCACAGACGATGGCATACACGACGGCAAGCCGCGGTCGAATGGGCTAAGCTCGCCGCTGCTGTCCCCCGAACTGCCGAGATCGCATCCTTCCGTCGTCACGTTCTCGCGGGAGGAAGATAACGACGACGACGCTGCGGCAGCGCTGCCGTGCCTGGCGTTCGGGTCGGAGGACGGCTACATGGCCTTCTCCCTCGGCGATGGCCGCATGCGTGGCGACGTGGCTATGCGGCTGGCGCGCGGCCGCCGGCACGTGCCGTCACCACACGGAGGCAAGGTGTTCGCGACGGACATGCACGGCCGGTACCCGTGCCATCTCGTCGACCCGTTCACCGGCGAGGTGACGCCGCTCCCGGACCTGCCCATCCCGTTCTCCGAGGAGTCGCCGATGCGCGACGATCCCGAGCCCCCTCGGTTTCGACTCTCCACGGAGGACGGGTTCGCGTGGGACTGGTCCCCGCGCGGCGTCATGGTGGCGCGTGGCGACACGGCGTTCTTCTGCGGGACAGGTGGCGGCGAGTGGACGCCGGTGCACCGGTCGAGGCACGGCTCGTCCATGACCATCAACTACCGCGCCGGCTTCTTCTTCGTGCTCGATCTGGGCACGCTGCGCACCGCGGTCTTCGACTCTGAGACCCTGGGCCGCTCCACGGAGATCGACCCGCCGCCCCGTCTCGGCGACATCACGTGGGCGTTGCTGGTGGCCTCCACCGACGACGTGCTGCTGCTGGTGCGGCGCCGCTCGAGAAGAGGGTACTGCGACGTCGACGAGACATTTTTCCAGACGTACCGCGCGCCGCACAGGGGGCAGTTGCCGGACACGGCTATCAGATGGGAGCCAGTGACGGACATCGGCGACCGTGTGGTGTTCGTCGACTCCGCGCACGGCTTCACCGTCCGCGCCGGCGAAGGCGCTATGAGGAACTGCGTGTATAGGGCCAGGGTCGTCGAGCTGGAGAAGGAGGACCGGTCTCGGCGTGACGGCGCGGCGCTCGAGGTCGTCGTGTCTCCGTTGAGCGACCTGAGGAAGACCAAGGTGGTGGAGGGAAGCGAGGTGCTAAGACGCTGCAAGGTTCAGCAGACGATATGGGGAGGAGGGTACTGGATCAAGTGCAACCACGGATAG